One window from the genome of Yarrowia lipolytica chromosome 1B, complete sequence encodes:
- a CDS encoding uncharacterized protein (Compare to YALI0B14223g, similar to Saccharomyces cerevisiae GPI2 (YPL076W); ancestral locus Anc_8.545, weakly similar to uniprot|P46961 Saccharomyces cerevisiae YPL076w GPI2 N-acetylglucosaminyl- phosphatidylinositol biosynthetic protein) — MSRGIQKLRSRATGEWTGVQGEPLTEESGFDDPDAVFPDCQPTTRPPWKKLLWVKQDYPDNYVDSSFLSQLRRNDNVAQYSFRSLFLDSSVIIMHLCTIVVFVVVFLGIFNHEWDPEFFAIIASVLTVPGYFVYEKYKIHNDDKSRPSTIKGALLIVFVLLALSPVLKSLTRSTSSDSIWAIACWLGLANVCFHDYTDGARTASGASSLKLTRPILSTNLAMLAAIVLASQLRTTMAVFCFVLFSVILFGVFPMFTQWCRATSRRGYWVLLSILLILSATGLYVIGGLWALGAWIGVKLFVSVGAPLWLLALQKYKNDIQGPWDIAKPVIRNRP; from the coding sequence ATGTCGCGCGGGATCCAGAAACTGAGGTCTCGAGCCACAGGAGAATGGACCGGAGTGCAGGGAGAGCCTTTAACGGAAGAATCGGGCTTTGATGATCCGGACGCCGTGTTCCCCGACTGCCAACCGACGACTCGTCCGCCATGGAAGAAACTATTGTGGGTCAAGCAGGACTACCCCGACAACTATGTGGACTCGTCTTTTCTGTCGCAACTGCGCCGAAACGACAATGTGGCTCAGTACTCGTTCCGCTCACTGTTTCTCGACTCTAGTGTGATCATCATGCATCTGTGCACTATCGTCGTctttgtggtggtgtttttgggCATATTCAACCATGAGTGGGACCCCGAGTTCTTTGCGATCATCGCATCTGTGCTCACAGTGCCCGGATACTTTGTATACGAGAAGTACAAGATCCACAATGACGACAAGAGCCGACCCTCTACGATAAAGGGAGCGCTACTCATTGTATTTGTCCTTCTTGCTCTGTCACCAGTGCTAAAGTCGCTGACACGATCCACATCGTCAGACTCAATCTGGGCCATCGCCTGCTGGCTGGGGCTCGCTAACGTGTGTTTCCACGACTACACTGATGGAGCCCGCACTGCTTCAGGCGCGTCTTCGCTCAAATTGACTCGTCCTATTCTGTCAACAAATCTCGCTATGCTGGCAGCAATAGTGCTAGCTTCTCAACTGCGTACAACAATGGCAGTCTTTTGCTTCGTGCTCTTTTCTGTCATTCTCTTTGGAGTCTTCCCCATGTTTACACAATGGTGTCGTGCCACCTCCAGACGCGGGTACTGGGTGCTCCTGTCCATACTGCTGATCCTATCCGCTACAGGCCTCTATGTCATTGGAGGGCTGTGGGCACTGGGGGCCTGGATTGGAGTTAAGCTCTTTGTCAGTGTGGGTGCTCCACTGTGGCTTCTGGCCCTTCAGAAATACAAAAACGACATTCAAGGCCCATGGGATATTGCCAAGCCGGTCATTCGAAATCGTCCGTGA